The following coding sequences are from one Mycoplasma tullyi window:
- a CDS encoding ribose-phosphate diphosphokinase: MNVKSNHIIFGLSAAKKLTDSICRRLKMKPGEIAIQKFADDEIFVRPDCTLRNKDVIFIQSTNSPVNDNLMELLIAIDSAKRASAKSITALIPYYGYARQDRKSAGREPITSKLVADLLTTAGATRVTLTDIHSDQTQGFFNIPVDTLKASFVLLSHVLVDNKIDDLVVVSPDYGGVKRARKIAESINVPLAIIDKRRPKPNVAESINILGEVKNKCCIIVDDMIDTGGTIISAAKLLKKHNAKTVLVMATHGLFNKNAIELFDQCYQNKEIDKVYITDTIDQTQKNLDNKPQFEVVKLDHFYSLVLDKYINGGSISDVYSLYQEWVKSPDLKKFLKEIE, from the coding sequence ATGAACGTTAAATCCAATCATATTATCTTTGGTCTGTCAGCCGCTAAAAAATTGACTGATTCAATCTGTAGAAGATTGAAAATGAAACCAGGTGAAATTGCGATTCAAAAATTTGCTGATGATGAAATCTTTGTTAGACCTGATTGCACACTAAGAAATAAAGATGTTATTTTTATTCAATCAACTAACTCGCCAGTAAATGATAATTTAATGGAATTGTTAATTGCTATTGATTCCGCTAAAAGAGCTTCAGCAAAATCAATTACTGCATTAATCCCTTATTATGGGTATGCAAGACAAGATCGTAAATCTGCAGGAAGAGAACCAATTACTTCAAAACTAGTTGCAGATTTACTAACCACAGCAGGAGCTACTAGAGTAACATTAACTGATATTCACAGCGACCAAACTCAAGGTTTCTTTAATATTCCAGTTGATACTCTAAAAGCTTCTTTTGTTTTATTATCACACGTATTAGTGGATAATAAAATTGATGACTTAGTGGTGGTATCACCGGACTATGGTGGTGTTAAAAGAGCTAGAAAGATTGCTGAATCAATTAATGTTCCTTTAGCTATTATTGATAAAAGACGACCTAAACCAAATGTAGCTGAATCAATCAATATCTTAGGCGAAGTTAAAAATAAATGCTGTATTATCGTTGATGACATGATCGATACCGGTGGTACGATCATCTCAGCAGCCAAATTACTTAAAAAACATAATGCTAAAACTGTTTTAGTTATGGCTACGCATGGTTTATTTAATAAAAATGCTATAGAACTATTTGATCAATGTTATCAAAATAAAGAGATCGATAAAGTTTACATTACTGACACCATTGATCAAACACAAAAGAATCTAGATAACAAACCACAATTTGAGGTTGTAAAGTTAGACCACTTCTATAGTTTAGTTTTAGATAAATACATCAATGGTGGTTCTATCAGTGATGTTTATAGCCTTTATCAAGAATGAGTAAAATCACCAGATCTAAAGAAATTTCTAAAAGAAATAGAATAA
- the truA gene encoding tRNA pseudouridine(38-40) synthase TruA: MAKLHKNVLINISYHGTKFHGYAIQNDYDTVQSKLQDALEWIYETKIHVNASGRTDKGVHAINQYISFYIDDRISLEKLREILNRYGQNKWYIKWIKEVDRSFHARFSAKSKTYLYLIDYCANNPLFFDHAWIVNFKLDFDLIKKAIPILEGTHNFWSFSTADKDKGVRTVHKIDLKQEDNKVYIYVTGDGFLRSMVRMIVGALYNIGIKKYDLNHLKWLLDNPKKGKAITKAPASGLYLYDVYYE, encoded by the coding sequence TTGGCCAAGCTTCATAAAAACGTTTTAATTAATATTTCTTACCATGGAACCAAGTTCCATGGTTATGCAATTCAAAACGATTATGATACTGTTCAATCTAAACTACAAGATGCATTAGAATGAATCTATGAAACTAAGATTCATGTGAATGCTAGTGGTAGAACAGATAAAGGTGTTCATGCAATCAATCAATATATCAGTTTTTATATTGATGATCGAATTAGTTTAGAAAAACTTCGAGAGATCTTAAATCGTTATGGTCAAAATAAGTGATATATAAAATGGATCAAAGAAGTTGATCGTAGTTTTCATGCTAGGTTTAGTGCAAAATCAAAAACATATCTTTATCTAATTGATTATTGTGCAAACAATCCTTTATTTTTTGATCATGCTTGGATAGTTAATTTCAAATTAGATTTTGATCTAATTAAAAAAGCAATTCCAATCCTTGAAGGAACTCATAATTTTTGATCATTCTCAACAGCTGATAAAGATAAAGGAGTCAGAACAGTTCATAAGATTGATCTGAAACAAGAGGATAATAAAGTTTATATCTATGTTACTGGTGATGGTTTTTTAAGATCAATGGTAAGAATGATTGTAGGTGCACTTTATAATATTGGGATTAAAAAATACGATCTCAATCACCTTAAGTGATTATTAGATAATCCCAAAAAAGGTAAAGCAATAACTAAAGCTCCTGCTAGTGGGTTATACTTATATGATGTCTATTATGAATAA
- a CDS encoding energy-coupling factor transporter transmembrane component T, whose product MKNAINGYILSNSVVHKTNPSIKLIIFIAFVVIIFLPTGLVFQLIVLGIITLIFMISKLPFRIYWSTLKTIIIMFLFLFLINWFTYRNPGFLNVSMFANNNSYILVGNYNDQSVANLYDYNFFKTYSPMIMNTQTKMFISFDDVLSLVHEKRTDLTPVQLQEYYRIAVPKVAGAELKQFEFNPRSLVLKPVLMFNWYALSFKTLFITLSIVLKIFMMILLATILTSSSTSIELTFGIEQLLSPLKLLKVPVNSLAMTISISIRFVPSLLLESQRILNAQASRGIDFKNGTTIERMRSLVSLIIPMVSIAFRNAGELANAMDARSYNPRFARTRYRIFKVHALDLVVFAFLMVVLGFFIYVAVSKVLFGVFGSPEWMTIGLGENVGQAS is encoded by the coding sequence ATGAAGAACGCAATTAATGGGTACATATTAAGCAACTCGGTTGTCCATAAAACTAATCCGTCAATTAAATTGATAATCTTTATTGCTTTTGTTGTGATCATCTTTTTACCAACCGGATTAGTTTTTCAGTTGATTGTATTAGGAATCATTACATTAATTTTCATGATTTCTAAACTACCGTTTAGAATCTATTGATCGACCTTGAAGACGATCATAATCATGTTCTTGTTCTTGTTTTTGATCAACTGGTTTACCTATCGGAACCCTGGGTTTTTAAATGTCTCGATGTTTGCTAACAATAATAGTTACATCTTAGTTGGTAATTATAATGATCAGTCTGTAGCTAATCTTTATGATTACAATTTCTTTAAAACTTATTCACCAATGATTATGAACACTCAAACTAAGATGTTCATCAGTTTTGATGATGTTTTAAGTTTAGTTCATGAGAAGAGAACTGATTTAACACCCGTTCAGTTACAAGAATATTATCGAATTGCTGTACCTAAAGTTGCAGGAGCAGAATTAAAACAATTTGAGTTTAATCCTAGAAGTTTAGTTTTAAAACCTGTTTTAATGTTTAATTGATACGCATTAAGTTTTAAAACATTATTTATTACCTTATCAATTGTTTTAAAGATCTTCATGATGATCTTATTAGCAACAATCTTAACATCATCAAGCACTTCAATTGAGTTAACTTTTGGTATTGAACAACTATTATCTCCATTAAAACTATTAAAAGTTCCAGTTAACTCATTAGCAATGACGATCAGTATCTCGATTCGTTTTGTGCCTTCATTGTTATTAGAATCACAAAGAATTCTTAATGCACAAGCATCAAGAGGAATCGACTTTAAAAATGGAACTACGATAGAAAGAATGCGTTCATTAGTTTCATTGATTATTCCGATGGTTTCAATTGCATTTAGAAATGCTGGTGAATTAGCTAACGCAATGGATGCAAGAAGTTACAACCCAAGATTTGCTAGAACACGATACCGAATCTTTAAAGTTCACGCACTAGATCTAGTTGTATTTGCATTCTTAATGGTTGTATTAGGTTTCTTCATCTATGTAGCAGTTTCTAAAGTTTTATTTGGTGTGTTTGGTTCACCAGAATGAATGACGATTGGTTTAGGTGAGAACGTTGGCCAAGCTTCATAA
- a CDS encoding ATP-binding cassette domain-containing protein — protein sequence MFKSWSKRLKYAPTPLVDDEALRAQGLKCVFDEKTPEEFWALNGIDFTFKKNKIYCIIGNSGSGKSTLVTHFNGLLTSKYGTLSIRDFKNNHDIVISPNTKKIKNFKRLRKIISMVFQFPEYQLFKDTIQKDIMFGPVALGVHKEEAAKLAKFYLNRMGLDSSYLDVSPFELSGGQKRRVAIAGILAIQSEMIIFDEPTAGLDPKGESEMVDLILESKAEGKTVIVITHQMEKVLEIADEIILLDKGKILTSGTPYQIFTNPEIMQTTSIALPHVVQVINDLSLRNPIFKKLYEYEPRTVKELAKAINEVIKNYEERN from the coding sequence ATGTTCAAGAGTTGATCAAAAAGACTAAAGTATGCACCAACTCCTTTAGTGGACGATGAAGCCTTACGTGCTCAAGGGCTTAAGTGTGTTTTTGATGAAAAAACACCTGAAGAATTTTGAGCACTAAATGGCATTGATTTTACGTTCAAAAAGAATAAAATTTACTGTATTATTGGTAATTCTGGTAGTGGGAAATCAACGTTAGTAACCCATTTTAATGGGTTATTAACTTCAAAATATGGAACGTTATCGATTCGTGATTTCAAGAACAATCACGATATCGTGATTTCGCCTAATACCAAAAAGATTAAGAACTTCAAACGGTTAAGAAAGATTATCTCAATGGTATTTCAATTTCCTGAATACCAATTATTTAAAGACACGATCCAAAAAGATATCATGTTTGGACCGGTTGCATTAGGTGTACATAAAGAAGAAGCCGCAAAACTAGCCAAATTCTATCTTAATCGAATGGGGCTTGATTCTTCTTATTTAGATGTAAGTCCATTTGAATTATCGGGTGGACAAAAAAGACGGGTAGCGATTGCGGGAATTTTAGCAATTCAATCAGAGATGATCATCTTTGATGAACCAACAGCTGGATTAGATCCTAAGGGTGAAAGCGAAATGGTTGATCTGATTCTAGAATCAAAAGCAGAAGGAAAAACCGTGATCGTGATCACGCACCAAATGGAAAAGGTACTTGAGATCGCTGATGAGATCATCTTATTAGATAAAGGTAAGATCTTAACATCAGGAACGCCATATCAGATCTTTACCAACCCTGAGATTATGCAAACAACATCAATTGCACTACCTCATGTGGTTCAAGTCATTAATGACTTGTCATTAAGAAATCCAATCTTTAAAAAACTGTATGAATACGAACCAAGAACAGTAAAAGAATTAGCAAAAGCAATCAATGAAGTAATCAAGAACTATGAAGAACGCAATTAA
- a CDS encoding energy-coupling factor transporter ATPase: MDNKNSVIKFENVSFSYNSKKQVLKNVSYEIYEKEYVCIVGHNGSGKSTMSKLLTGILKPLAGTIYLFGYAISRDNIKFLRDNVGIIFQNPDNQFIGITAEDDIAFGLENRKIPREEIKRIIDSVADKVGITDILKFEPHKLSGGQKQRVAIASVLAINPSIILFDESTSMLDPKGKKDIKSFMLQLRNQGKTVISITHDMEEVVNCDRVLVMDHGNLIKQGRPDEIFKDKQFLQDINLDIPFSLDLAMQLNKLDDKINTTLRYNELIDNICSRVDQKD; encoded by the coding sequence ATGGATAACAAGAATTCAGTAATTAAATTTGAAAACGTATCGTTTTCATATAACTCGAAAAAACAAGTACTTAAAAACGTATCTTATGAAATTTATGAAAAAGAATACGTTTGTATTGTTGGTCATAATGGATCTGGTAAATCAACAATGTCAAAGTTGTTGACGGGGATCTTAAAACCACTTGCAGGTACGATCTATTTATTTGGTTATGCGATCTCACGCGATAACATAAAGTTCTTACGTGATAACGTAGGAATTATTTTTCAAAACCCAGATAACCAATTTATTGGAATTACGGCTGAAGATGATATTGCTTTTGGGTTAGAAAACCGTAAAATTCCAAGAGAAGAGATTAAAAGAATTATTGATTCTGTTGCTGATAAAGTAGGAATTACTGATATCTTAAAGTTTGAGCCTCATAAATTATCTGGTGGACAAAAACAACGTGTGGCGATTGCTTCAGTTCTAGCGATCAACCCAAGTATTATCTTGTTTGATGAATCAACATCAATGTTAGATCCTAAGGGTAAAAAAGATATTAAGAGTTTTATGTTACAGTTGCGTAATCAAGGTAAAACCGTGATTTCAATTACTCACGATATGGAAGAAGTGGTTAATTGTGATCGTGTTTTGGTTATGGATCACGGTAATCTGATCAAGCAAGGTCGACCTGATGAAATCTTTAAGGATAAACAATTCTTACAAGACATTAATTTAGACATCCCTTTTAGTTTAGATTTAGCAATGCAACTAAATAAGCTGGATGACAAAATTAATACCACTTTACGATATAATGAATTAATCGATAATATATGTTCAAGAGTTGATCAAAAAGACTAA
- the gpmI gene encoding 2,3-bisphosphoglycerate-independent phosphoglycerate mutase has protein sequence MKKALLMILDGYGISSSTHGNAVKNAKTPNLDSLMKDNPTIMLQASGEAVGLPDGQIGNSEVGHLNIGAGRIIYTGLSLINKEIETKKFFSNQALLNAIDHAKKNNSKLHILGLVSHGGVHSHINHIYAIMELAHQHNVPAVLHIFGDGRDVPPKQLLSDLDELIKKAEATNTKIGSISGRFYAMDRDQRWDRIDLAYNNLLSNTGKGFDDIKTYVKDSYDQNVTDEFIVPAYNANYKSDEITIQDNDSVVFANFRPDRARQLSHYIFGSNYYDHNPELRRNNLYFVIMMQYEGINPSAICYPPKIEKNTLGEVLKDANKKQLRIAETEKYAHVTFFFDGGVEVEYDNEDKVLVPSRKDVKTYDLAPEMSAAAIVDQLLKVYTNYDVTVLNFANPDMVGHTGNYEATLKGLEALDHEIGRLLADAKKNNVTVFFTADHGNAEEMIDENNQKVTKHTTNVVPFTITDQNVKFTKNEGILANVAPTILKYLDISIPSEMDQEPLI, from the coding sequence ATGAAAAAAGCACTATTAATGATTCTTGATGGCTATGGAATTAGTTCATCTACCCACGGTAATGCCGTTAAAAACGCCAAGACGCCTAATCTAGATAGTTTAATGAAGGATAATCCAACAATTATGCTTCAAGCTAGTGGTGAAGCTGTTGGTTTACCTGATGGTCAGATTGGTAACTCTGAAGTTGGTCATTTAAATATCGGAGCTGGGCGAATTATTTATACTGGTCTATCTTTAATTAATAAAGAGATCGAAACCAAAAAGTTTTTTAGTAATCAAGCATTACTAAATGCCATTGATCACGCTAAGAAGAATAATAGCAAACTACATATCTTAGGATTAGTATCTCATGGTGGTGTGCACTCACACATTAATCATATCTATGCTATTATGGAATTAGCACACCAACACAATGTACCGGCTGTTTTACATATCTTCGGTGATGGAAGAGATGTACCTCCAAAACAATTATTGTCTGATCTAGATGAATTAATTAAAAAAGCAGAAGCAACTAATACTAAGATTGGTAGTATCTCTGGTAGATTCTATGCAATGGATCGTGACCAAAGATGAGATCGAATTGATTTAGCTTACAACAATCTGTTATCAAATACTGGTAAAGGTTTTGATGATATCAAAACTTATGTAAAAGATTCGTACGATCAAAATGTAACTGACGAGTTCATTGTTCCAGCTTATAATGCTAACTACAAGAGTGATGAAATCACTATTCAAGATAATGATAGTGTTGTGTTTGCTAATTTCAGACCAGATCGAGCTCGTCAATTAAGTCACTACATCTTTGGTTCTAATTATTACGATCATAATCCAGAACTAAGAAGAAATAATCTTTACTTCGTAATTATGATGCAATATGAAGGAATTAATCCTTCAGCAATCTGTTACCCTCCAAAGATTGAAAAGAACACTTTAGGTGAAGTACTAAAAGATGCTAATAAGAAGCAATTAAGAATTGCTGAAACTGAAAAATATGCCCACGTTACCTTCTTCTTTGATGGTGGTGTTGAAGTAGAATATGATAACGAAGATAAAGTTTTAGTACCTTCTAGAAAAGATGTTAAGACGTATGATCTAGCACCTGAGATGTCAGCTGCAGCAATCGTTGATCAGTTGCTAAAAGTTTATACGAACTATGATGTAACTGTGTTGAATTTTGCAAACCCTGATATGGTTGGTCATACTGGTAATTATGAAGCAACCCTAAAAGGACTTGAAGCGTTAGATCATGAGATCGGAAGATTACTAGCTGATGCTAAGAAGAATAATGTAACCGTATTCTTTACAGCTGATCATGGTAATGCTGAAGAAATGATCGATGAAAATAACCAAAAAGTAACTAAACACACAACTAACGTTGTACCTTTCACAATCACCGATCAAAACGTTAAATTTACTAAGAATGAAGGTATTTTAGCTAACGTTGCGCCAACGATTCTAAAATACCTAGATATCTCTATTCCATCAGAGATGGATCAAGAACCACTAATCTAA
- the tpiA gene encoding triose-phosphate isomerase — protein MKRYIFGNWKTYKTTSEVKEFFSVLNQANLTKTNEVVFGVAPVFVHLGLANELKRKECFILAQDANYVMNKANTGTVSYEQLKDIGIDYVIIGHSERRNLFHESDELINQKVKTLLQNKMTPILCIGETLEQYEANQTKAVLKEQLEKDLKGIDSSLLKSLIIAYEPVWAIGTGKTASAQTAQDAIAYIRSVVSSLASEEIANEMPILYGGSVNPENVSELLAQKDINGALVGGASLDPRKFIQLIEAK, from the coding sequence ATGAAAAGATACATCTTTGGAAATTGAAAAACATATAAAACTACTTCAGAAGTCAAAGAGTTTTTTAGTGTTTTAAATCAAGCAAATTTAACCAAAACAAACGAAGTAGTTTTTGGTGTAGCGCCAGTGTTTGTGCACTTGGGACTAGCAAACGAATTAAAAAGAAAAGAATGTTTTATTCTAGCTCAAGATGCTAATTATGTAATGAACAAAGCTAACACTGGAACTGTTAGTTATGAACAACTAAAAGACATTGGTATTGATTACGTAATCATTGGTCATTCTGAAAGAAGAAACTTGTTTCATGAATCTGATGAATTAATTAACCAAAAAGTAAAAACTTTATTACAGAACAAAATGACACCAATCTTATGTATTGGTGAAACATTAGAACAATACGAAGCTAATCAAACCAAAGCTGTATTAAAAGAACAATTAGAAAAAGATCTTAAAGGAATTGATAGTTCTTTACTTAAGTCTTTAATCATTGCTTATGAACCAGTCTGAGCGATTGGAACTGGTAAAACTGCTTCAGCTCAAACTGCTCAAGATGCAATTGCTTATATCAGATCTGTTGTAAGTTCATTAGCATCTGAAGAAATCGCAAATGAGATGCCAATTCTATACGGTGGATCAGTTAACCCCGAAAATGTGTCTGAACTATTAGCACAAAAAGATATTAATGGAGCACTAGTTGGTGGAGCTTCATTAGATCCGCGCAAATTTATTCAACTTATTGAAGCAAAATAA
- a CDS encoding phospho-sugar mutase: MNNIVKYWLAHPRVSQELKAQIKAMSEEELAYAFDEKPLGFGTAGIRQKMGPGYQYLNDFTYAQMAYGYGRFLIDKFGYSPRCVIAHDNRKNGVHFTRIITDVLTSMGIEVYLFESNKISSTPILSYAIPRYNADGGINVTASHNPKTDNGFKTYNEKGAQLMNDDAKKIIEFMPKSYEILNLEYEPNDRLVKFIPDSIYDSYFADIYKTLYTTDHKEVKDFKIVFTGQHGAASYWLPEMLRKFNYNVIPVKEQCKYDENFTYTRSPNPEARESWDLALKYAEHYGADIMLATDPDADRLAVAVRHNNEFRYFNGNEMGIIFAYYILKYKQLTKRPYIVSSYVSTNLIDRIIAKYNGVVYRVGTGFKWIGNKAIDHKNHEDFILGFEEAIGALPTTLGCDKDSFQTAALALEIHNECLKRGITMVDFLEREIYPQFGFIHNATITNWIDGLDWKKKATDFMEQLKNYDQPYINDRKIVEIKWNPAGDCLDWILEGDSWIRFRLSGTEPKFKFYYNFYGNSLKQLSHEADEITATLKRYIGLIK, encoded by the coding sequence ATGAATAATATCGTTAAATATTGATTAGCTCACCCAAGAGTGAGTCAAGAACTAAAAGCTCAAATCAAAGCAATGTCTGAAGAAGAATTAGCATATGCATTTGACGAAAAACCATTAGGATTTGGAACAGCTGGTATCCGCCAAAAAATGGGTCCTGGTTATCAATACTTAAATGACTTTACTTATGCTCAAATGGCATATGGTTATGGTCGTTTTTTAATTGATAAATTTGGTTATTCACCACGATGTGTGATTGCACATGATAACCGTAAGAATGGTGTTCACTTTACCAGGATCATTACTGATGTATTGACTTCAATGGGTATTGAAGTTTACTTATTTGAATCTAATAAGATCAGCTCAACACCAATCTTATCTTATGCAATCCCTAGATATAATGCAGATGGTGGAATTAATGTAACAGCGTCTCATAACCCTAAAACTGATAATGGGTTTAAGACCTATAACGAAAAGGGTGCACAATTAATGAATGATGATGCTAAAAAGATCATTGAATTCATGCCTAAGAGTTATGAAATCTTAAATCTAGAATACGAACCAAACGATCGTTTGGTTAAGTTTATTCCAGATTCAATTTATGATTCTTATTTTGCTGATATCTACAAAACTCTTTATACAACCGATCATAAAGAAGTTAAGGATTTTAAAATTGTCTTTACTGGTCAACACGGAGCTGCATCATACTGATTACCAGAGATGTTAAGAAAATTTAATTACAATGTTATTCCAGTTAAAGAACAATGTAAGTATGATGAGAATTTTACTTATACAAGATCACCTAATCCAGAAGCTAGAGAATCTTGAGATTTAGCGCTTAAGTATGCTGAACACTACGGTGCTGATATTATGTTAGCAACTGATCCTGATGCTGACCGATTAGCAGTTGCTGTTAGACACAATAATGAGTTTAGATACTTTAATGGTAATGAGATGGGGATTATCTTTGCTTATTACATCTTGAAGTATAAGCAATTAACCAAACGTCCTTATATTGTTTCATCATACGTATCAACAAATTTAATTGATCGCATTATTGCTAAATACAACGGTGTTGTTTATCGCGTTGGTACAGGTTTTAAGTGAATTGGTAATAAAGCAATAGATCACAAAAATCACGAAGATTTCATCTTAGGATTTGAAGAAGCAATTGGAGCACTACCAACAACACTTGGTTGTGATAAGGATTCGTTCCAAACCGCTGCACTTGCATTAGAAATTCATAATGAATGTCTAAAACGAGGAATCACAATGGTTGATTTCTTAGAACGAGAAATCTACCCACAATTTGGCTTTATTCACAATGCAACGATTACTAATTGAATCGATGGTCTTGATTGAAAGAAAAAAGCAACTGATTTTATGGAACAATTAAAGAATTACGATCAACCTTATATTAATGATCGTAAGATTGTTGAGATCAAATGAAATCCAGCTGGAGATTGTTTAGATTGGATTTTAGAAGGCGATTCTTGAATCAGATTTAGACTGTCGGGTACAGAGCCGAAATTTAAATTTTATTATAATTTTTATGGTAATTCGCTAAAACAATTAAGTCACGAAGCTGATGAGATTACTGCAACGCTTAAGCGATACATCGGTTTAATTAAATAA
- the cdd gene encoding cytidine deaminase — protein sequence MKHNELLQLLDKAYCVYSNFHVACILVDDQNKEYSGVNVECASYPISLCAERNAIGSMITSSDSDHLPVIKQIHLMSDSNDPNASPCGMCRQALWEFSDNSTLVTIYYKNQTQKTYYLNQLLPLGFNHKAMSAK from the coding sequence ATGAAACATAACGAATTATTACAACTATTAGATAAAGCTTACTGTGTTTATTCCAACTTTCATGTAGCTTGTATCTTAGTAGATGATCAGAATAAGGAATATAGTGGTGTGAATGTTGAATGTGCGTCATATCCAATTAGTTTATGTGCTGAACGAAATGCAATTGGAAGTATGATTACAAGTAGTGATTCTGATCATCTACCTGTTATCAAACAGATCCATTTGATGAGTGATTCAAACGATCCTAATGCCTCGCCGTGTGGAATGTGTCGCCAAGCATTGTGAGAGTTTAGTGATAACTCAACTTTAGTAACCATCTATTATAAAAATCAAACCCAAAAGACCTATTATTTAAATCAACTACTACCATTAGGTTTTAATCACAAAGCAATGAGTGCTAAATAA
- a CDS encoding thymidine phosphorylase gives MNIIDIIEKKKTKQILTREEIGFFIDGCVKKTIPDYQISALLMAIWFNGLNDDELYYLTDFMIKSGKTLNFESDQKKLIDKHSTGGVGDKVSIALAPILACFNFKVAKMSGRGLAHTGGTIDKLESIGVDCFISLDQAKQILKTNDMFIIAQTNDLVLADKILYALRDVTSTTDCLDLIASSIISKKFALNSDYIFIDIKYGSGAFCKTIDEANELKKRMLNLAKKFNRHLKCELNDMNEVLGNSIGNAIEIKEAIAYLKNELPKNNSFKILMDNLIAEILVETKQFANREEALKSLENLLKTPKPFDKFISWIKSQNGNWQEVLNDSYFNPKYEYQIKANKTGKISYTSPVDLAMVSVELGSGRMIKDQPIDFQAGIYLHKKNNDQVSLDEPIMSLYSSKPIDQTIMDKAKKTIRYET, from the coding sequence ATGAACATTATTGATATCATTGAGAAGAAGAAAACAAAGCAAATTTTAACTAGAGAAGAGATCGGTTTTTTCATTGATGGTTGTGTGAAAAAAACGATTCCCGATTATCAGATCAGTGCATTATTAATGGCGATCTGATTTAATGGCTTAAATGATGATGAGTTGTATTATCTAACTGATTTCATGATTAAATCAGGTAAAACATTAAACTTTGAATCAGATCAAAAAAAGTTAATTGATAAGCATTCCACCGGGGGTGTTGGTGATAAGGTATCAATCGCACTAGCACCAATCCTAGCTTGCTTTAATTTTAAAGTTGCTAAGATGTCAGGGAGAGGGTTAGCTCATACTGGTGGAACGATTGATAAACTTGAATCAATTGGTGTTGATTGTTTTATTAGTCTTGATCAAGCTAAACAAATTCTTAAAACCAATGATATGTTTATTATTGCTCAAACTAATGATTTAGTTTTGGCAGATAAAATCTTATACGCATTAAGAGATGTTACTTCAACAACAGATTGTTTAGATCTGATTGCTTCATCAATTATTTCTAAGAAATTTGCACTCAATTCAGATTACATTTTTATTGATATTAAGTATGGTTCAGGTGCTTTTTGTAAAACAATCGATGAAGCTAATGAATTAAAAAAGCGAATGCTAAATTTAGCTAAAAAATTCAATCGTCACTTAAAGTGTGAACTAAATGATATGAATGAAGTTTTAGGTAATAGCATTGGTAATGCAATTGAAATTAAAGAAGCGATAGCTTACTTGAAAAATGAATTACCTAAAAACAATTCATTTAAAATCTTAATGGATAATCTGATCGCTGAAATTCTAGTTGAAACTAAACAGTTTGCTAATAGAGAAGAAGCTTTAAAAAGCTTAGAAAATCTACTAAAAACACCTAAACCATTTGACAAATTCATCAGTTGAATTAAGTCTCAAAACGGCAATTGACAAGAAGTTCTTAACGACTCATATTTTAACCCAAAATATGAGTATCAAATTAAAGCTAATAAAACTGGAAAGATCAGTTACACTTCACCAGTTGATCTAGCTATGGTTTCTGTTGAACTAGGGTCAGGTAGAATGATTAAAGATCAACCAATTGATTTCCAAGCTGGAATCTACTTACACAAAAAGAATAATGATCAAGTTAGTTTAGATGAACCGATCATGAGTTTATATTCATCTAAACCAATTGATCAAACAATTATGGATAAAGCAAAGAAAACAATTAGATATGAAACATAA